Proteins from one Shewanella pealeana ATCC 700345 genomic window:
- the nrfA gene encoding ammonia-forming cytochrome c nitrite reductase, giving the protein MRAYQLPLIAGVCIGLFSSAAIAKTNPADNAQYEKRFPKQYQSWQKTAESKEVDDALAGDPNLVILWAGYGFSKDYNAPRGHQYAITDVRTTLRTGAPMKEDEGPMPMACWSCKSPDVPRVIEGQGEGEYFSGKWAKGGPEIVNVIGCADCHKPGTSKLRVARPFAERAFEAIGTPFDKAEKSEKQNMVCGQCHVEYYFEKTAEHPNWVKFPWDNGTTVENMEAYYDKLKFKDWTHQLSKAPMLKAQHPGYETTALGMHGDMGVSCTDCHMPRVTNAEGKEYTDHNVGSPFDKFEFTCANCHEQTKEQLQSLVKANKDKVNALKLKAEAELVKAHFEAAAAWKAGATEQQMAAALTDIRHAQWRWDFAIASHGIAAHAPEEGLRILETSLTKSAEARTKLAKVLDTQGVKAAVTIPDISTKAKAQAVLGMDMDKMNADKAIFIEKVVPKWEADYKAANGGE; this is encoded by the coding sequence ATGAGAGCATACCAACTCCCTTTGATTGCTGGAGTTTGCATAGGTTTGTTTAGTAGCGCAGCAATTGCAAAAACGAACCCTGCAGATAATGCCCAGTACGAAAAACGCTTTCCTAAGCAATACCAAAGCTGGCAAAAAACAGCTGAGAGTAAAGAGGTGGATGACGCATTAGCAGGTGACCCTAACTTGGTCATTCTGTGGGCGGGTTATGGTTTCTCTAAGGATTATAATGCCCCTAGAGGGCACCAATATGCTATTACCGATGTGAGAACCACGTTACGAACCGGCGCCCCAATGAAAGAAGATGAAGGCCCTATGCCGATGGCCTGCTGGAGTTGTAAGAGCCCAGATGTTCCGAGAGTTATCGAGGGACAAGGCGAAGGGGAGTATTTCAGTGGTAAGTGGGCTAAAGGTGGCCCTGAAATCGTCAATGTGATTGGCTGTGCAGATTGTCATAAACCTGGGACATCAAAGTTAAGAGTTGCACGACCCTTTGCCGAACGCGCCTTTGAAGCGATAGGTACACCGTTTGATAAGGCTGAAAAGAGCGAAAAGCAAAATATGGTGTGCGGACAGTGTCATGTAGAGTATTACTTTGAGAAAACGGCTGAGCACCCAAACTGGGTTAAGTTCCCTTGGGATAACGGCACCACGGTAGAGAATATGGAAGCGTATTATGACAAGTTGAAGTTCAAAGATTGGACTCATCAACTGTCAAAAGCACCAATGTTAAAAGCTCAGCATCCTGGCTATGAAACCACAGCGCTAGGTATGCACGGAGATATGGGCGTATCTTGTACCGATTGTCATATGCCGCGAGTCACCAATGCTGAGGGGAAGGAATACACCGACCATAATGTGGGTAGCCCATTTGATAAGTTTGAATTTACCTGCGCAAATTGTCATGAGCAGACCAAAGAGCAATTGCAGTCTTTAGTTAAAGCGAATAAAGATAAGGTCAATGCGCTTAAGCTTAAAGCTGAGGCAGAACTCGTTAAAGCTCACTTTGAAGCGGCTGCAGCATGGAAAGCAGGAGCGACAGAGCAGCAAATGGCGGCGGCATTAACCGATATTCGTCACGCACAGTGGCGCTGGGACTTTGCGATTGCGTCCCACGGTATTGCGGCACATGCCCCAGAAGAAGGCTTACGCATTTTAGAAACCTCACTGACTAAAAGCGCTGAAGCTCGGACTAAATTGGCGAAAGTCTTGGATACTCAAGGCGTTAAAGCTGCGGTCACCATTCCTGATATTTCAACTAAAGCAAAAGCACAAGCGGTCTTAGGCATGGATATGGATAAGATGAATGCAGATAAAGCCATCTTTATCGAGAAAGTCGTGCCTAAATGGGAGGCTGACTATAAGGCAGCCAATGGCGGTGAATAG
- a CDS encoding sensor histidine kinase: MKLRQSLTALLLGGAGFILLLLVLSYTLWARENYFRALDTSFSVSMHKAQELINQQGFDSITPGLAIIDAQLFRQYKALPESIRLTFSEKQLQVGQHYYADGITQNDKAKHRDFFIYTAQHNEQEIYYLVQQYEESDSPSYWDIADSQLQQIWAVSAIVTLLLVILILACFRYLAKPIYRLNAWSKQLNSADLSKPIPSFEYQELDRLAEQIMHSLREVDSVYQRESQFLQYASHELRTPITVVKSNAALLEQLVPPSNMPPLQRIIRASNTMHHLTETLLWLTRKDMAQPIASQFQFDSLINELIEEHDYLLKGKNVELQVKIATQAVVLPQTLVRIVTANLIRNAMQHIDEGVISIVLDQEKLTIENKGEMLSDISSRSGSDGFGLGLKLIHQICEQQDWPFTTANKPQHYTASISFLAPMQL; this comes from the coding sequence ATGAAACTTCGGCAGAGCTTAACCGCCTTATTACTCGGGGGCGCTGGTTTTATTCTGTTGCTACTCGTGCTCAGCTACACCCTGTGGGCAAGAGAGAACTACTTTCGCGCCTTAGATACTTCTTTCAGTGTGAGTATGCATAAAGCTCAGGAGCTTATTAATCAACAAGGATTTGACAGCATTACGCCCGGATTAGCGATTATTGATGCTCAGCTATTTCGTCAATACAAAGCGCTACCAGAGAGTATTAGACTGACATTTTCAGAAAAACAACTACAGGTTGGCCAGCATTATTACGCCGATGGTATAACCCAAAATGATAAAGCCAAACACCGAGATTTCTTTATCTATACTGCACAGCATAACGAACAAGAGATCTACTATCTCGTGCAGCAATATGAAGAATCTGACAGTCCTAGCTATTGGGATATTGCAGACTCTCAGCTGCAACAGATCTGGGCGGTATCGGCTATCGTTACCCTGCTACTCGTCATATTAATTTTGGCTTGTTTTCGTTACTTAGCGAAACCGATTTACAGACTCAATGCTTGGTCCAAACAATTAAATAGTGCCGATCTCAGCAAGCCAATTCCTTCTTTTGAATACCAAGAGCTCGATCGCCTCGCCGAGCAGATTATGCATAGCTTGCGGGAAGTCGATAGTGTGTATCAACGCGAGTCACAGTTCCTCCAATACGCCAGTCACGAGCTAAGAACCCCAATTACTGTCGTAAAAAGCAATGCTGCACTACTAGAGCAACTAGTCCCACCAAGTAACATGCCGCCGTTACAACGTATAATAAGGGCGAGCAATACCATGCATCATCTCACCGAGACATTATTGTGGCTGACACGTAAAGATATGGCACAACCGATAGCCAGTCAGTTCCAATTCGATTCGTTGATCAATGAACTCATAGAAGAGCATGATTATTTACTCAAAGGAAAAAATGTTGAGTTGCAGGTCAAGATTGCCACACAAGCGGTTGTACTACCGCAAACCTTAGTTAGAATAGTTACTGCAAACCTCATCCGCAATGCGATGCAACATATAGATGAAGGCGTTATCAGCATTGTTCTGGACCAAGAAAAGCTCACCATAGAAAATAAGGGCGAAATGCTAAGCGATATTTCATCCAGAAGCGGCTCAGATGGGTTTGGCCTTGGGCTAAAGCTAATTCATCAAATTTGTGAACAACAAGACTGGCCATTCACAACAGCAAACAAACCGCAGCACTATACTGCTAGCATCAGCTTTCTGGCTCCGATGCAACTCTGA
- a CDS encoding DMSO/selenate family reductase complex A subunit, with translation MERRSFLKMSAALGCAATVTGCNSSSDDANVIPPQPPVTDEVVNWSSCLVNCGSNCPIKVFTKDGIVTRVETDHEVEDNYGLHQVRACARGRSLRQRNYAVDRLKTPMKRVGERGKAEFVPISWDEATSIIAEKLAAVYAQENGAKSVFRSYGSGAYYGFASNACFNRLFNLNGGCLNAYGNYSWAQQMEAAKHTFGTGSTSGSSTITIEDSDFFLGVAYNPSEIRQSGSGEGYDYLQALQKNNGLEVVMIDPRYTDSMLGKESSWLPIRPGTDAAFAEAVAYVMINHANFVGQSLPFVLEHSVGFNKQSIEDQKAIFAASSDATDQEYAKVMNSDENYQDYILGQGIYTDAKTPEWAEKICGISAEKIRYIAGKLMTAKAPYIVVGAGVNRQANGEQSMRSLYMLSVLTGKLGTRGASNGELPYMSSMSRAGIPTGTNKVTESISFFTWSEAINNGVNMTARSHGVRGTDGLDTPLGANIKFILSASDSSLLNQHAEINNTADIFRNAEDLFIVSCDCWMTPGAKFADIILPDTSWLESNDLVNDSYASGSLGYLTAMSSSVETMWDCKSMYEAAAMIADKMGVGAGFRDGKNEDEWLEELYQSTKANSNNIGVSPAFPATYKEAQEIGFFRKNMNDNHVALQSFVKDGKALSTPSGKIEIYSAELAWRAANWDQENSTQNPTNVKGDTITAIPQYTVTWDGYEDEGTKEDYPIQLAGYHTKGRTHSSYHNVPWLREAVEDAVWVNPMDGAKHGLSSGDKIEMYNERGSIEVTVRITPRVAPGVFALGQGAWYNPGNKRGSTGHIVDEGGAINSLTRYQPSPVAKGNPQHTIRVAIKKI, from the coding sequence ATGGAACGTAGAAGTTTCTTAAAAATGAGTGCCGCGCTGGGCTGCGCTGCAACAGTTACCGGCTGTAATTCAAGCTCTGATGATGCCAATGTTATTCCACCACAGCCGCCAGTGACTGACGAAGTGGTAAACTGGTCATCTTGCCTAGTTAACTGTGGTTCTAACTGTCCAATTAAGGTCTTTACTAAAGACGGTATCGTGACCCGTGTTGAAACTGACCATGAAGTTGAAGACAACTACGGTCTACACCAAGTACGTGCTTGTGCTCGTGGTCGTTCACTACGTCAAAGAAACTACGCTGTTGACCGCCTAAAAACACCAATGAAGCGTGTTGGTGAGCGTGGTAAAGCTGAATTTGTACCCATTAGCTGGGACGAAGCAACCAGCATTATCGCTGAAAAGCTTGCTGCTGTTTACGCACAAGAAAATGGTGCTAAGTCAGTATTCCGTAGCTACGGTTCTGGTGCTTACTACGGTTTTGCATCAAATGCCTGTTTCAACCGTCTATTTAACCTAAATGGTGGTTGCCTAAATGCTTATGGTAACTACTCTTGGGCGCAGCAGATGGAAGCGGCTAAGCACACCTTCGGTACTGGCAGTACTAGCGGTTCGTCAACCATCACTATTGAAGACAGTGACTTCTTCTTAGGTGTTGCTTACAACCCAAGCGAGATCCGTCAATCGGGTTCAGGCGAAGGTTACGATTACCTACAGGCATTGCAGAAAAATAATGGCCTAGAAGTGGTAATGATCGACCCTCGTTACACTGACTCCATGCTAGGTAAAGAATCAAGCTGGTTACCAATCCGTCCAGGTACTGATGCTGCGTTTGCTGAAGCGGTTGCCTATGTGATGATCAACCACGCTAACTTTGTTGGTCAATCTCTACCGTTTGTACTTGAGCATTCAGTTGGTTTCAACAAGCAGTCAATTGAAGATCAAAAAGCGATTTTTGCAGCGAGCAGCGATGCGACTGACCAAGAATACGCTAAGGTAATGAACTCAGATGAAAACTACCAAGACTACATTCTAGGTCAAGGTATTTACACTGACGCTAAGACACCAGAATGGGCTGAAAAAATCTGTGGTATTTCTGCAGAGAAAATCCGCTACATCGCTGGCAAGCTAATGACAGCTAAAGCTCCTTACATCGTTGTGGGCGCAGGCGTTAACCGCCAAGCAAACGGCGAGCAAAGCATGCGTTCTCTATACATGCTATCAGTGCTAACCGGTAAGCTAGGTACTCGCGGTGCATCAAATGGTGAACTACCGTACATGAGCAGCATGTCTCGTGCAGGAATTCCAACAGGTACAAATAAAGTTACAGAAAGCATCTCTTTCTTCACTTGGTCTGAAGCGATTAATAACGGCGTTAATATGACTGCTCGTAGTCACGGCGTTCGTGGTACTGACGGTTTAGATACGCCACTTGGCGCAAACATTAAGTTCATTCTGTCTGCATCAGATAGTTCGTTACTGAACCAGCACGCTGAAATCAACAATACGGCTGATATCTTCCGTAATGCTGAAGATCTATTCATCGTATCTTGTGATTGCTGGATGACGCCTGGCGCTAAGTTTGCTGACATCATCTTACCGGATACTAGCTGGTTAGAGTCAAACGACTTAGTTAACGACTCATACGCTTCAGGCTCACTAGGTTACCTAACTGCCATGTCTTCATCTGTTGAGACTATGTGGGATTGTAAGTCTATGTACGAAGCGGCTGCGATGATCGCTGACAAGATGGGCGTTGGCGCTGGCTTTAGAGACGGCAAAAACGAAGATGAGTGGTTAGAAGAGCTTTATCAAAGCACTAAAGCTAACAGCAACAACATCGGTGTTTCTCCAGCGTTCCCTGCAACTTACAAAGAAGCACAAGAGATTGGTTTCTTCCGTAAGAACATGAACGATAACCACGTTGCACTGCAAAGCTTTGTGAAAGACGGTAAAGCGCTATCAACACCAAGTGGCAAGATTGAAATCTATTCTGCTGAACTTGCATGGCGTGCGGCTAACTGGGACCAAGAGAACAGTACTCAAAATCCTACAAACGTTAAGGGCGACACCATCACAGCTATTCCACAGTACACAGTAACGTGGGACGGTTATGAAGATGAAGGCACTAAAGAAGATTACCCAATTCAGCTAGCGGGTTACCACACTAAGGGCCGTACCCACTCAAGCTACCACAACGTTCCATGGCTGCGTGAAGCGGTAGAAGACGCTGTTTGGGTTAACCCAATGGACGGTGCTAAGCACGGCCTAAGCTCTGGCGACAAGATTGAGATGTACAACGAGCGTGGTTCAATTGAAGTGACTGTACGTATCACACCACGTGTTGCGCCAGGTGTATTTGCCCTAGGACAAGGTGCTTGGTACAACCCTGGCAACAAGCGAGGCAGTACTGGCCATATCGTTGACGAAGGCGGCGCAATTAACTCGTTAACTCGCTACCAGCCTAGCCCTGTCGCTAAAGGTAACCCACAGCACACTATTCGTGTTGCCATTAAAAAGATTTAA
- a CDS encoding efflux RND transporter periplasmic adaptor subunit, translating to MASELKKITRLGLFAVVCFWTTACEKSGTDEAFNYPNTANIATVTAELTQVTLFDELQGRVRPLRSAEIRPQVEGIITQRLFKQGDTLEQGDALFQIDQDIFIIDVEIKQAALEQSMAHLALIQSQVDRFTQLDRTKAVSKQAFEEASFNLQIAAATVQQNRAQLKHSELQLEYAKVTAPISGIIGEALVTEGSLVSRTEPQPLAIIQQIDKVYIDVRQPASKLGVLRRLLANEQKNSEQGVKVIVQSSAESADDIEGQILFSGISVDENTGDLVIRIIADNAKQQLLPGMYVRTQIPRQKLQAITVPEHAVRRNSAGSPFVYIVVNDKFEQRPVQLEGLQQRRYVISKGINPNDIVVVTGQDNLREGAELVLSDWQQ from the coding sequence ATGGCTAGTGAATTAAAAAAAATTACCCGTTTAGGGCTGTTTGCAGTGGTCTGTTTCTGGACGACAGCCTGTGAGAAAAGTGGCACTGACGAGGCGTTTAATTATCCAAACACCGCCAATATTGCCACCGTAACCGCCGAGTTAACTCAAGTCACCTTATTTGATGAGTTACAAGGGCGAGTGCGCCCATTACGTAGCGCTGAAATTCGCCCTCAGGTTGAAGGGATCATCACCCAAAGATTATTTAAACAAGGAGATACGCTTGAGCAAGGCGATGCACTGTTTCAAATTGACCAAGACATTTTCATTATCGATGTTGAGATAAAGCAAGCAGCGCTTGAGCAATCTATGGCTCACTTAGCGTTAATACAAAGCCAAGTTGATCGCTTTACTCAATTAGATCGTACTAAGGCGGTAAGTAAGCAGGCTTTTGAAGAGGCCAGTTTTAACTTACAAATTGCAGCCGCCACTGTGCAGCAAAATCGAGCTCAACTTAAGCATAGTGAGTTACAACTTGAGTACGCGAAAGTAACAGCTCCTATCTCAGGGATTATCGGTGAGGCATTAGTGACTGAGGGAAGTTTAGTGAGCCGTACCGAGCCACAGCCATTAGCCATCATTCAGCAGATTGATAAGGTCTATATCGATGTTCGTCAACCCGCATCGAAACTTGGGGTATTGCGACGTTTATTAGCCAATGAACAGAAAAACAGTGAGCAAGGGGTCAAGGTGATTGTGCAGTCGTCTGCAGAGAGTGCAGATGATATTGAAGGGCAAATTTTATTCTCAGGGATCAGCGTTGATGAAAATACCGGCGATCTGGTTATTCGAATTATTGCTGATAACGCTAAGCAACAGCTGCTACCAGGCATGTATGTACGAACTCAAATTCCCCGTCAGAAGTTACAAGCAATCACAGTTCCGGAGCACGCGGTTCGCCGTAACAGTGCGGGCTCGCCGTTTGTCTACATTGTTGTTAACGATAAGTTTGAGCAAAGACCAGTACAACTAGAAGGGCTGCAACAGCGACGATATGTCATTTCGAAAGGTATTAATCCAAACGATATTGTGGTTGTGACTGGCCAAGATAATCTGCGCGAAGGGGCTGAGTTAGTCCTGTCAGATTGGCAACAGTAA
- a CDS encoding response regulator transcription factor codes for MIRVLLIEDDRDLAETLLQLMEMSHMLPDHASNGIAGLNLASNNHYDVLVIDVGLPKLDGYSICKQLRANGADTPILFLTAFSSIDNKLEGFASGGDDYLAKPFDNRELIARITALSGRKSSHVKRLDIAGLIMNCEQQQVSYQGQTIELTPACYTLLEMLMRASPEVVSRQSLENKLWGDEPPSSNVLKAHIYYLRRALTQVQLAQMLYTSTGRGWALRPSNTL; via the coding sequence ATGATCCGTGTTTTATTGATTGAAGATGATCGCGATCTCGCCGAGACGCTACTCCAATTAATGGAGATGTCACATATGCTTCCCGATCATGCCAGCAATGGTATTGCAGGGCTTAATTTAGCCAGCAACAATCACTACGATGTACTGGTTATCGATGTCGGCCTACCAAAACTTGATGGCTATAGTATCTGCAAGCAGTTGCGCGCAAATGGCGCTGATACGCCAATACTTTTTCTAACAGCCTTCTCCAGTATTGACAACAAGCTAGAAGGGTTTGCCTCAGGAGGAGATGACTACCTTGCTAAGCCCTTCGATAATCGAGAACTTATTGCTCGTATAACAGCCTTGTCAGGCAGAAAAAGTAGCCATGTAAAACGGCTTGATATCGCGGGCTTAATCATGAATTGTGAGCAACAGCAGGTGTCCTATCAAGGACAAACTATTGAGCTTACTCCTGCCTGCTATACCCTGTTAGAAATGTTGATGCGCGCAAGCCCTGAAGTAGTCAGTCGTCAATCATTAGAAAACAAGTTATGGGGCGACGAGCCGCCAAGCAGTAATGTGCTTAAAGCACATATCTATTATTTACGCCGGGCATTAACTCAGGTACAGCTTGCACAAATGCTGTATACCTCTACGGGAAGAGGTTGGGCACTGCGCCCAAGTAACACACTATGA
- a CDS encoding DMSO/selenate family reductase complex B subunit has translation MTEATQYGFYVDSTKCTGCKACHVSCKDRQGNEIRNNTNPEQNGVPALNGVTWRRVYEYGGGQWTEGQNGCFEQSVFAYYMSIGCNHCSEPVCVKACPTGAMHKRREDGLVHVAQDLCIGCESCARACPYDAPQIDRERKVMTKCDGCFERIADGRKPVCVESCPLRALDFDTMDNLRAKYGNGDGHIAPLPPESITSPNLIIKANVNGGQGGDILNPTEV, from the coding sequence ATGACTGAAGCAACTCAATACGGTTTTTACGTCGACAGCACTAAGTGTACTGGCTGTAAAGCGTGCCATGTATCTTGTAAAGACCGTCAAGGTAACGAGATCCGTAACAATACCAATCCTGAACAAAATGGCGTTCCTGCGCTAAATGGCGTGACTTGGCGCCGCGTGTACGAATACGGCGGCGGACAATGGACTGAAGGCCAAAACGGCTGTTTTGAGCAAAGTGTATTTGCTTACTACATGTCTATTGGTTGTAACCACTGTTCTGAGCCAGTGTGCGTTAAGGCTTGCCCAACTGGCGCTATGCATAAGCGCCGTGAAGATGGTCTAGTTCACGTTGCACAAGACTTATGTATCGGTTGTGAAAGCTGCGCCCGTGCATGTCCTTATGATGCTCCACAAATCGATCGTGAACGTAAAGTGATGACCAAGTGTGATGGTTGTTTCGAGCGTATTGCCGATGGCCGTAAGCCTGTATGTGTTGAGTCTTGCCCACTACGTGCACTAGACTTTGATACCATGGATAACCTACGCGCTAAATATGGTAACGGCGATGGCCACATTGCACCGCTGCCACCAGAGTCAATCACTTCACCAAACCTTATCATTAAGGCGAACGTGAATGGTGGACAAGGCGGCGATATCCTAAACCCAACTGAAGTTTAA
- a CDS encoding MtrB/PioB family decaheme-associated outer membrane protein, which yields MRLIKPFSLNLITLALLGAGTSAFAADFGVQNANITAGKTANYQCKRCVETQGYTGSVGVSVGAIDADDNHAINQFGTGEDGAIAGVNADLAYQQSGYKAKVQAHQLGMDNGFVTMEAGKSGHYKLDVDFQTITTNQGSNASTNLWQNNGMLTPSDQTRVLDLALQRQRSGIGFEYDFSEVLGLGLSSYARYDREDKTGHRSASLTSPRPTNFAEAVDETTDKFSAGVVLDGANWLSELSYNGSRYDNNMGDLSLLYAYDVYSATPDNQAHQVSLSGQYRLASSVFSGRVVTGRMIQDQDLIQMSGNPIQNWDGQVDTLSSNLAASTRVSNRLRLGASYDYSKRDNRSSVFDFAQYEFNSMSGAFKQNVPMDIERQTFKTNASYRIASGYRLQAGYDYKQVERSYGEREETRDNEFWSKLNIRAIDKLTLDFGVSYGERGGSDYQANELTSDETESLMRKYNLADRKRSEVNARASYVPLEWLTFDVSTYYANDDYDATEIGLTQAKDYGYDINVHAQITEPLSVYAFAGQQWIDSDQNGDQASVWHTEVNDEFINLGLGATYTGLMDGRLILGSDYLFANSSSNTGVNGYNTDSANINSYGSYYSYNHSVSLYGQYLISEQMAVKLAYQFERYFDTDSAAVTPDSIPGLVTLGDLNHNYNAHQLMLTFSYKLK from the coding sequence ATGCGTTTAATTAAACCTTTTTCATTAAACCTGATCACCTTAGCGTTACTAGGTGCAGGAACCAGCGCGTTTGCGGCTGATTTTGGTGTGCAAAATGCCAATATTACCGCCGGTAAAACCGCTAATTATCAATGTAAGCGTTGTGTTGAGACTCAAGGTTACACTGGTAGTGTTGGTGTGAGTGTTGGCGCGATTGATGCCGATGATAATCATGCCATCAACCAGTTTGGCACCGGCGAAGACGGTGCTATTGCAGGCGTCAATGCCGACCTTGCTTATCAGCAAAGTGGCTATAAAGCGAAAGTTCAAGCCCATCAGTTGGGTATGGATAACGGCTTTGTGACCATGGAAGCGGGTAAGAGCGGTCATTATAAGCTAGATGTTGATTTTCAGACGATTACCACTAATCAAGGCAGTAATGCCTCGACTAATCTTTGGCAAAACAATGGCATGCTAACGCCAAGCGATCAGACTCGCGTATTGGATTTAGCGCTACAAAGACAGCGCAGTGGTATCGGATTTGAGTATGACTTCTCTGAAGTATTAGGTCTAGGCCTTAGCAGCTATGCACGCTACGACCGTGAAGATAAAACCGGTCACCGCAGCGCAAGCCTCACTAGCCCACGCCCAACTAACTTTGCTGAAGCGGTTGATGAAACCACAGATAAGTTCAGTGCCGGTGTGGTGCTTGATGGCGCTAACTGGTTGTCAGAGCTGAGCTACAACGGCTCACGCTATGACAACAACATGGGCGATTTAAGTCTGCTTTACGCCTATGACGTATACAGTGCAACACCTGATAACCAAGCGCACCAAGTGTCGCTATCTGGTCAGTACCGTTTAGCTTCTAGCGTGTTTAGTGGTCGTGTGGTTACCGGTCGTATGATCCAAGATCAAGACCTTATCCAGATGAGTGGAAACCCAATTCAAAATTGGGACGGTCAGGTTGATACCTTAAGCTCAAACCTAGCGGCAAGCACGCGAGTAAGCAATCGCTTACGTCTAGGCGCAAGCTATGACTACAGCAAGCGTGATAACCGCTCATCGGTATTTGACTTTGCTCAGTACGAGTTCAATTCAATGTCAGGTGCGTTTAAACAAAACGTGCCAATGGATATTGAGCGTCAAACCTTTAAAACCAACGCAAGTTACCGTATTGCCAGTGGTTACCGCTTACAAGCGGGTTACGACTATAAGCAAGTTGAACGTAGTTATGGTGAGCGCGAAGAAACCCGTGACAATGAGTTTTGGAGCAAGCTAAACATCCGTGCGATTGACAAGCTAACCCTAGATTTTGGTGTCAGCTATGGCGAGCGAGGTGGCAGTGACTACCAAGCTAATGAGCTAACCAGCGACGAAACTGAATCGTTAATGCGTAAGTACAACCTTGCCGATCGCAAGCGCAGCGAAGTTAACGCCAGAGCGAGCTACGTGCCGCTTGAGTGGTTAACTTTCGATGTTAGCACTTACTACGCCAATGACGACTATGACGCAACTGAAATCGGCCTGACTCAGGCTAAAGATTACGGTTACGACATCAACGTACATGCACAAATCACCGAACCATTATCTGTATATGCCTTTGCGGGTCAGCAGTGGATTGATTCAGACCAAAACGGTGACCAAGCGTCAGTTTGGCACACAGAGGTTAATGATGAATTCATTAATCTTGGTTTGGGTGCGACTTACACAGGACTAATGGATGGCAGATTGATTTTAGGTAGTGACTACCTATTTGCTAACTCATCAAGTAATACCGGTGTGAATGGTTACAACACAGACAGTGCCAATATCAACAGCTATGGCAGTTATTACTCGTATAACCACAGCGTGAGTTTATACGGGCAATACCTGATCTCTGAGCAAATGGCTGTCAAGTTGGCTTACCAGTTTGAACGTTATTTTGATACCGATAGTGCTGCGGTCACTCCCGATAGTATTCCAGGTTTAGTGACCTTGGGTGACCTGAACCACAATTACAACGCCCATCAACTGATGTTGACCTTCAGCTACAAGCTGAAATAA
- a CDS encoding RidA family protein: MDIQRVNPCANWSDATVFNNMVHFVEIAADPEGNMLSQTEQLFAQAEATLASVGSDKSRLLSVTIYVTDFANVAVFNQAWQAWLPEGCAPSRACLKVELADPKYLVEIAFVAAVK, from the coding sequence ATGGATATTCAACGTGTTAACCCATGTGCCAATTGGTCCGATGCAACAGTGTTTAATAACATGGTGCATTTTGTTGAGATTGCAGCCGATCCTGAAGGCAATATGCTTAGCCAAACTGAGCAGTTATTTGCTCAAGCAGAAGCGACATTAGCCAGTGTGGGCAGCGATAAGTCACGTCTTCTATCAGTGACTATCTATGTGACTGACTTTGCTAACGTAGCGGTATTTAATCAGGCGTGGCAAGCATGGTTACCAGAGGGTTGTGCACCAAGCCGTGCATGCTTGAAAGTTGAACTTGCCGATCCTAAATATTTAGTTGAAATCGCATTTGTTGCAGCGGTTAAGTAA
- a CDS encoding TorD/DmsD family molecular chaperone has protein sequence MSSNTQPLTQSALTQSSISNIDFVEYQGLARILHHCLIRYPEADFIDGLKECDVAGSWPEFSQRQQNSTGRKLLGDFLQQWSSDIDAADSEKALITLKLDYGQLFFGPGEPTAVPQGSVYLCEEQLINDRTTVELMDYYRAHGVELQLDYKQPIDHIGLFFAVLDQTFGRLQSEIDNQALIRFIQVLLQQHLLPWALRCCELANEHAKTDFYRGIALLTTDFLLQLQQDFQVLALDKRLFR, from the coding sequence ATGTCTTCAAACACGCAGCCGTTAACACAATCAGCGCTTACTCAATCATCTATAAGCAATATTGACTTTGTCGAGTACCAAGGGCTAGCGCGAATACTGCATCATTGCCTTATTCGTTATCCAGAGGCCGATTTTATCGATGGGCTAAAAGAGTGTGATGTGGCTGGCAGCTGGCCTGAATTTTCTCAGCGTCAGCAAAACAGCACTGGTCGCAAATTGCTGGGAGATTTTTTACAGCAATGGTCTTCTGATATTGATGCTGCGGATTCGGAGAAGGCATTAATCACCTTAAAGCTGGATTACGGCCAACTTTTCTTTGGACCAGGCGAACCGACAGCTGTGCCGCAAGGCTCAGTTTACCTGTGTGAAGAGCAGTTAATTAACGATAGAACTACCGTTGAGTTGATGGATTACTATCGCGCTCATGGGGTTGAGTTACAACTCGATTACAAGCAGCCCATTGACCATATAGGTTTGTTTTTCGCTGTACTCGACCAAACATTTGGTCGCTTGCAGAGCGAAATTGATAACCAAGCTTTGATCCGCTTTATTCAAGTGCTATTGCAGCAACACCTATTGCCGTGGGCATTGCGCTGCTGTGAGTTAGCCAATGAGCATGCCAAGACAGATTTTTATCGTGGAATAGCGCTGTTAACTACAGACTTCTTGTTGCAGTTACAGCAAGACTTTCAAGTATTAGCACTGGATAAGCGACTGTTTCGCTAA